ATGGGCCACCCCGCACCGAGGCATGGCCAGTGGCATGCACCCCTGCAAGATGCCTGAGATCACGAGATGCCTGagagctggcagccccagcagccctgggatTTCATGGCTGGCTGGTGGCACGCTGAGCCCAGCTGCCACCAGTGCCAGGCTGGCATTTCACCATCACAGAGCACACTGGTGTCCCTCAGTGCTGGGCCCTCTGTGGCACCATCAGCAGGTGTCCATCACAGCCATGGACAAGGCTGCACATCCCAGAGTGAGGAGAGGACTGAGGCAGCACCAAGGATGATCATCGGGTCCTGGAaggtccccagggctcagccacCTCTCAGGGCCGGGGGCCACGCCGCCTCTCCAGCCAGTCCTGCCGCAGCTGGGCCACCTCCCGGCCATACTGCTCATGGAGTTGGCAGAAGGTGGACAGGCTTTCCGCTGCGGCCACTCTGGCACTGCCTGCCTCACTGCTTGATGCCCGCCTGCGCGGTGGCAGCGGTGGTGGCCGCAGGTTCCCCTCGCTATCGTGCCTGGTGCAGCCAGAGGCACCGGGCAGCCGGTCCGCTCCCGGCACATTGTTCCACACTGCGCAGCCATTCTCCTTTGGCAGGACAGTGGGCAGAGCCGGCAACCGCTCTGGGGACCGCTCCAGCCCCATGGGCTTCGGCTTCCAGGAGCCGGGCAAGCCCTGGCAGCcactgcagccaccagctggtCCCCAGCgcatctcctccagctgcttctccagtgCCCGCACCACCAGGCGCATGTAGTCAAAGCTGGCTCGTGAGAGCGACTTCACCCACGACTCCATGGCAGCCTGGCTCTCTGCTGCCAGCACGTAGGTGCGGGACTTGGCACCGCCAAAGCGGATAGCAAAGGAGAACTCCTCGGCTGAATCACAGAGCTCCACGGTGCAACCCTCCAACACGATGACTCCCAGTGGCTCCCGGCTCTCCCG
The Falco rusticolus isolate bFalRus1 chromosome 1, bFalRus1.pri, whole genome shotgun sequence genome window above contains:
- the PHETA1 gene encoding sesquipedalian-1, which gives rise to MKLNERSLAFYATCDSPADNTGFLYKRGERHTAYHRRWFVLKGNMLFYFEERESREPLGVIVLEGCTVELCDSAEEFSFAIRFGGAKSRTYVLAAESQAAMESWVKSLSRASFDYMRLVVRALEKQLEEMRWGPAGGCSGCQGLPGSWKPKPMGLERSPERLPALPTVLPKENGCAVWNNVPGADRLPGASGCTRHDSEGNLRPPPLPPRRRASSSEAGSARVAAAESLSTFCQLHEQYGREVAQLRQDWLERRRGPRP